A genomic region of Elaeis guineensis isolate ETL-2024a chromosome 9, EG11, whole genome shotgun sequence contains the following coding sequences:
- the LOC105035416 gene encoding anthocyanidin-3-O-glucoside rhamnosyltransferase-like, translating to MASTATNSPLHVLLFPWPAFGHIGPFLQLACKLSTTGGAAIRISFLSIAGNIPRIATLLPSDHSISIIPLDLPRVPGLTDDATSTADMTPAAAELLKLAVDLTKPQVESLLRHLRPHFVFFDFAMQWLPSLAHSLGIKSLHFSIFATICTAYNIVPSRRLHGPNPSVDDLKNPPDGFPSTSSVSTIPSYQATDLLYLFKRFHNGPCVYDRVVACLEGCTAVVAKTCMELEGQYIDYVDSQFQKPFLLAGPLVPEPPSGKLEERWARWLDGFSEESVVFCSFGSETFLSDEGVKELVLGLEMTGLPFFVVLNFPKDSEGREEGEEELRRKLPEGFGERVKGRGVLHTGWVQQQHILRHKSVGCFVCHAGLSSVIEGVVAGCQLVMLPQKGDQYLNAALFARDLEIGVEVERREEDGVFGREGLCKAVRKVMTEAGEESGRRVRANHRKLKDFLMDKEVQAKFMRDFLGNLKELAIT from the coding sequence ATGGCGAGCACTGCAACCAACAGCCCTCTCCATGTGCTGCTTTTCCCCTGGCCAGCCTTTGGCCACATCGGCCCCTTCCTCCAGCTAGCCTGCAAGCTCTCCACCACCGGCGGTGCCGCCATCCGGATCAGCTTTCTCTCCATCGCCGGCAACATTCCCCGCATCGCCACCCTCCTCCCCTCCGACCATTCGATCTCTATCATCCCTCTCGACCTCCCTCGGGTTCCCGGCCTCACTGACGACGCCACTAGCACTGCCGACATGACCCCTGCTGCTGCCGAGCTCCTTAAGCTCGCCGTCGACCTCACCAAGCCCCAGGTAGAGTCTCTACTCCGCCACCTCCGGCCCCACTTTGTCTTCTTTGACTTCGCAATGCAGTGGCTCCCCTCCCTTGCCCACTCCCTCGGCATCAagtccctccacttctctatcttCGCTACCATCTGCACGGCGTACAACATCGTCCCCTCCCGCCGCCTCCACGGCCCCAACCCCTCCGTCGACGACCTGAAGAACCCTCCTGACGGCTTCCCCTCCACCTCCTCGGTCAGCACCATCCCGTCCTACCAAGCGACCGACTTGCTGTACCTTTTCAAGAGGTTCCACAATGGTCCTTGTGTTTACGACCGTGTGGTCGCCTGCTTGGAGGGCTGCACCGCGGTTGTCGCCAAAACATGCATGGAGCTTGAAGGCCAGTACATCGACTACGTTGACTCCCAGTTCCAGAAACCCTTCCTCCTCGCCGGTCCGCTTGTACCCGAGCCACCCTCGGGGAAGCTAGAAGAACGGTGGGCAAGATGGCTGGATGGTTTCTCAGAGGAATCTGTAGTGTTTTGCTCCTTTGGGAGTGAGACATTCTTAAGCGATGAGGGAGTGAAGGAGTTGGTGTTAGGTCTGGAGATGACTGGGCTACCATTCTTTGTGGTGCTGAACTTTCCCAAGGatagtgaaggaagagaagaggggGAGGAGGAGTTGAGGAGGAAGCTGCCGGAGGGGTTCGGGGAGAGGGTAAAAGGGAGAGGAGTGTTGCATACTGGGTGGGTGCAGCAGCAACACATTTTAAGGCACAAGAGTGTCGGGTGCTTCGTGTGTCATGCGGGGCTGAGCTCGGTGATAGAGGGGGTGGTGGCAGGGTGCCAGCTGGTGATGCTGCCACAGAAAGGGGATCAGTACTTGAATGCAGCATTGTTTGCCAGAGATTTAGAGATAGGGGTGGAggtagagaggagagaggaggatgGGGTGTTCGGAAGGGAGGGATTGTGTAAGGCTGTGAGGAAGGTGATGACGGAGGCTGGAGAGGAGAGTGGAAGGAGGGTGAGAGCGAATCATAGGAAATTGAAGGACTTCTTGATGGATAAGGAGGTGCAGGCGAAATTTATGCGGGACTTTTTGGGGAACTTGAAGGAGTTGGCCATCACGTAG